In Nicotiana tabacum cultivar K326 chromosome 10, ASM71507v2, whole genome shotgun sequence, the DNA window CTAAGAATTCTATATTTTTGAACATCGATCTTCTACCAACTCTAACACAAGAATTTGTTAGACGCTTCTTGAGTTCCTGAGTTCTTGACTCCAAATGTGAAGTTGGAAGTCCCAAATTTCTAGCAGCTTTGGGCGCCTGACCTGCAAAAATGaaggtgaagaaagaagtgaattTGTGTCCTTTCTCTTTGGAAAACACTAGGTCAAATTCCAAATTACAATTTACTAACGAGATTTTAGTGCAACGTGTGACTTTTTAGGCTCCTTCCTCCGTTGAATCTCAGTTTCAGTTTCTGAAAAGCGAACACGCTTTCTTTTTGGACACTCTATACTAGCTTGATCTTCTCTTGTTTGCTTTCTATCCTTTCCCATCCCAAAATCATGTTGAAATGCTTTTGAAACTTGGAAACGACGCCGTGATCCAGGGTTCAATATAAAGGGTGAGCTTGTATTTGTGGGCATAGCCACTGTGAATTCATTCATGTCTCTTGGAGTATCATCACCATTTCCCTTTTTGTTTGTCATTTGAGCTACTGGCTTTAGCATTGGTACATCAGTTCTTCCCAATGAAAATGATGTATCAAAACAATACGCTTTCTCTGAAGAAGTCCCATTGCTAGGGAGTACGCTATAAGTTCTTAGAGAGGTTACTTCTCGGTGAACTGGGAGATGCATCCCTTCTCTATTAATCTTCGGAGTGGTAAGCTGTTTCCCATGAACCACCTGATTATCAAGAACCGAGTATTTCTGCAATTTTGTAGCGCATTCAGTTGTGGAACCAAAGCGCTGTTGTTTTTCATCCTTTACATGATTGTATGCAGCTGAAGGAGAAGACAGATGGTCAGACGATAAACTGCACGGAACAACAGAACATAGGTTATCATCTAAGGATAGATTTGAGGATCTTGCAATGTCCTGAGAGAGCAGTATCATCTCCTTTCCTTTGTTACATAAACCTTCAGAAGGTATACTCAATTGAGAAGCAACGATGACCCTTTCATCCTGTTTTTGTGCGACGAAGGAGCTCTGATCTGGAGCTATGTCAGCTGATTCAGAGAAATAACTTGTCTCGCCAACAAAAGGTTCAGGAATAATTTTGATAGCTTTGCATTTGGCTTGATTAGAGGAGTTTACTTCCTTCTAAAGAGCAGAGCAAGACAAGAAGGAAAACAGAAGATTAGGTACATCTGACTAATGTAACTAGGGAGTATGATCCAACAATAACATAATGAGATCCACAAACTCAAGCAATAGCAGTATAAGAATTTCGAGAACATGCCATTATAAAAGCAGCCATTATAATGTAAGTCCTGAGTTCTTCATTATAACAAGATTGGTGACAATATTAAAGACAAGACACTAATGTAAAACATTGGCCGTAACAAAGAAGTGACATCTACATGAACATGTTCAAATAAATGATGACCCTCAAAAATATGTAGCATAAACTATAGCCTGCAAATGTAAACTATAGGTGTTAAACGGGCCGGGTTGACCCGGTTCCGGACTGGCCCAGGCCGGTTAAACCCGAAACTGGCCCGGCCCGGTTAAAGGGGGCTGGGCTGGGTAGGAGGGGTAGAGGGGGTTGGTCCGTTTAGAATTTTAAAACGGGTAACCGGATCGGTTGAACCCGGTCCAATGAACAGTTACCCTTACCGGGTTAACCGGCCCGGTACAACAGCtagaattttttgttttgttttgtttttaaattatcgaaatagGTGGGCCCCACTGACCGTTGGCAATGGTCAGACCTTGAATTGGTCCGTTGGCCAATGGAAAAATTGCACAAATagccttttttttaaatttttaaccctttttcaatttacaaaactaaccttctctaaaaaatacctcccccccccccccctcttcttcatttcttcactcaatactcatttctcaatctcaatttcTCTCATTCTCCAATTTGCAAGACTTCAAGTCTTCAATtcatcttctaattttatttggctctcttttcttgaatttaatttatcgtGTTTTATCATTCggaatttgaagtttgaacaattgaagTTCAAAATTGAAATACTTGTTTGATGTTTGTTCGTGGTAACATCGGAATTGCGTAATCAAGTGCTCAATTTATTGTCGAATTCGGTGCACTctctccaactctttctcttatttactattttaattgcatatttaattttagcttatactttaatttttacaatataTTTAATGCTGCTAAAAGAACGTGTAAAAGAGTTACTGGtagggaaaataaaaaaagaggtagtCCTTCAGCATCTGGTAGTAATAGTAATAACCCATTATCATTTTCACATGTTCCGAAACATCGCCTAAtgataatatagatatagattatgaacaattacaaGAAGATTTTGGAATAGAAGATAATGAAATAGGAATGGAAGATGAGATACCAGCTACACCTACTAGTGCTGGAGCTGGTAGTGTTGGAGTTGCTACAAGGAGTGGTGGTCGTGCCACTAGTAGTAGACCATCTGTGACTCCGACTACTAATCGTAGAAAAAGaaggtttggaatttttttgaaataatagaaggtactgatagagttaaatgcaaaatttgtaaATGTGATTTTAAACATTTGACTGGAGGAAATTTAGGGGGGACTGGGACgcttagtagacatatgagaacTGAGCATCCCATAGAATGGGGCGCTGATGGTGATGGAAATCAAACAACTATTAACCCCACTACTGGAGGTCtagtgaaatatgataaaatgaaggataGTGAGaagttagcaaaaatgattgctttgggttgtctacctttttcttttgcttcttcatcatatcttattatgtatattcaaaggatttacaatcctttatttaaaggtatccctagaagtacttaTAGAGCTAatatctttagacttcatggacaatatcaaatATACATACGCTATTTTTTTAGCCACCTTCCTTTtagagtttctctaacttctgatattggccatgctgttaatggaaatgattatttgacaattacatgtcattggatagatgatactacttgtatgcaaaaacgttATCGCTTTTagatatgatgaagatcagagtcatactgctgcgtttataagtagtactatttgtgaagttgttgaattttataatctaaAGCAAATggtattgtgtatgtcttttgataatgcttctaacaataatgccgcaatttcaatattaaaactgcatttgcaaccacctcttgatcaaatttttcatgttaggtgtgcatgtcatgtttataatttaattgttaggccttgatttattttcaactgagattactcatgttagaagagcagttggtgttattcaagaaaataatagacaatctagaataaatgaatttaagaataagtgtgtccagtataaccttaaacccagattcatgccagacgaaattgttactagatggaattatacatatatatatttttaaaatgttgccacaaatatagattcccaataactgaagttgctaatgcgcattgtactgatccaaaccgtatgttaacaactagtacttgggaggtcattagtgatgttaaatttttacataaattttatacagctactgttgagttttctggagcatattactCTATtgttactatggctttagtacatatagctgaaatttcttttctactctctgaatttaagaataaataaaaatataaggatgttgttgaaaaaatgcaagcaaaattcaaaaaatatttctttccaattcctccgatttacttaattggtgcagttttaaatccttctattaagatgtctgattgtcaccaattaatgaatgctttatatacttatatggagattggaccaattgaaaccccaaatttatatgtctctatgaacaagctaaatgattatttacaacaattatataattattatgcaaatgtaaTTGATGATGATGCTCGTGTtgtaggcaatgttaatcccactatgcactgtaccacttctgctactgtggatgatgaagaaggccttgatagttttaatattttttctacattttctaacactcaaaccagtagcaggaacattgatgaacttcaattctacttgcagaagcaaaaagagtctcgcacaaaggaattttcactgttgggatggtggcatgagaatggaaagcaatttcctgttcttttcgctatggctcgggacgtgctgaatgtgccaatttcTATTGTTGCATCGgagagtgcatttagccaagcaagacaacaacttggagacacccgTCACTCTTTGGGAAGCaatgttttggaagttttagtatgtttcagagattggattagatcggaacgaagaaatcaaggacgtgaagatgttgatagcccagaagacgaggaacttggagatatattaacacatggtaacccatccgaatttaacactccagaagaaggtcaatcagttcatattgattatgaagtactaaggcaatgcaaaacctttgaattacTTGTTGTTAAAAATGTAAatctttcaatttgtaagtttaaattatgaaataaatgtagcacttgcaacAAGTGCATTTTTTTCTCATCTTCCTTGTATTTTTTATGTTAATACTTTGTACTAATATAAcctacaatagttatacaaaattccaaaaaaaaaattaaaaatacactAAACCCGGCCCGGCCCCCTCAACCCGTAACCCTTACGGTTCAATTTTTACCCGGTTGAACCCGAACCCGTTAAACCCGTTAAGAACCAACCCGGAACCGGCCCGGACCGTAACCCGTATGGGTCCAAAAAATAGCGGCCCGGCCCGGCCCACCCGTTTAACACCTATAATGTAAACTCCCACtgttaagaaaaataattttactttaattaatcaTCAAATTATGTaaaacaacccagtataattgcATGTGTTTGAAAAGGCATACTTCATGACAAGCAAGGAAAGCACTCCTTGGgcattaactttcaaatgactgGATACTCAAGGCAATTCTCAGCGTGTCAGCAGGTTTTACAGTCCAAAATTGAAAAAAGAacgtaaaaaagaagaaaaatgaatttgTCATTAATATCGTGCAGTAGAACCCTGAGCCAAGCTAAATTAAATTTTGtttctcctttttcttctcttctccctggttttcctctttcctttctttccctAATCTATTAGTGGTAAGAACAGCAAGTGAAGAGATCTTACTTATCAAGAAAAAGCGAACAGAAAGTGAAGAGAAGATAAATTAACAATCAAAGCAAGATAACAAAGAAAGACCAAGAGATGAGATGCAATGCTGAAAGGCAAACCCCAAATTCAGATAGGACATGCACTGCTATGATATCTTTTGGCAGTGGCATGGCATCTAGTACTAGTGAAGCTCTTCTTTTCCTATGCTACTAAGAAAATTATTATGGTTTATTtcattaaaaagaaaattttcgCTACTGTATGTCTTTCATGCTTATCAATGTTATCATGTCCAATGATCATACCCTCATTTTTCCATTGGATTCTGAAAATCGGGTTCAAAAAGTGATCTGATTTGAGAACGTAAGGataaaaagaaatagaagataaAAAGAGACTCAATTTTGCTATCTAGATGTGTCCTAGACCATCACTACAGCAGTGAGGTGTGACCCTAATTTATATGAGTAATGTTAGTATTGACTAATGGATTGAAGGCAACTGACATAAAATCTAGTAATTTAGGAAACAGAATCAGAGTAGTATTCTTTAATCTGTTGCATCTGTATCAACGCCAATAATCAACTCATTCATTGGTAATAACAAGGAGAAtatgtagagagagagagagagactaaaTTATGCAACAAAACAGACAATTCTTAAGCATACTTGTGCTTCTTTCAAGTGATGAAGGATCACTGAGGCTTTGGATTTACGAAAAAATAAGCGCTGCTTTAATTATAGAATATGTCACATAAAAAGTGTTGACAAAGGAATCGGTGATACGGGATGTACTTGAATGTACTGACCTTCAAACAAGTCCAACCACCAAACCAACGACTTTCGAATCTTTTGGGAACTACTTTAAGTAATTCATCACCTTCTCCTGTAAGGATGAAATGCATAATCAGATATGAACACGCTTCCAATGGAATGCAAAGGAAGCAACGAAAAATATGTTACCTGCAACATTATAGTTCTTAACAGAGGGTGAATCCATAGATGCTTTAAATGCATGTCTTTCCAAGACAGGAAAATTGACAATCTACATAACAAGATAATGTCAAGGCCCAAACTAATTCATAGCTAAAAAGTAAGAAAATCAACCAAGTAAAATGAAACGGAACAATCATTGATATGGAAAACTACATGAAGATAGGAAACTCTCCTTACGGCAGTGTGATTAATTATTTACTAGCATATTCAGGTCAGTTTGCCAAAATTCAGGTATGTTCTATCTTTATTAAGTAGTTTCCCATTTTTGTCACTGCTGAAGCTGAACCAATAGGGGTTACCTGGTTCAAACTATCTGACAAGTGATCATTCCCACGTGCCATAGGGGTGATCTCTAAACCCAAATGCTGATCCCTAGTTAGCTTTCTCTGCCCATCATTGCTAAAAGATCCAAATCTTTCATCCTCTTTCAACTGGAACTCACTCTCAATATCTTTTAAGTATGGCTTAATAAAGCCATCTCCTGGCTGAAGAATGTCTATTCCATGAGGAACTGCTCCTTCGTCTCCGAATTCTCCATTACGTCTTTGATTTTGTGAGGCAAGAGTATCTTTAACATAAGACACATTTAAGTCGTGGAAATGCAGATCAGCAGAATCACTAGCAGATAGCCCCACATCTTGAAATGCAGCTTCCATTCTCAAATCTTCTGAgtctgaaagaaaatcaatttcagATGTCTCCTCAGTATCACAATGACAGCTTTCATGACTCTCATTCCAAGCTTCCAGCCGTGCTTGTTTCACCTGGAGTGCAGCTTCCAACACAGTTGAAGCCGGAATTCTTTTTGAAAATGATTCAGTTTTGAACACCTCATGAATAACCAGTGCTTCAGATGCAGCAATCGACAATTCAACTGCATCATCCGTGTGATTGACTTCGCATAAGCTGACATTTCCCCCTTGCCCATCCCCTTTGTTCATATCATTAGATCCATTGCCTAATGCAGCAAAGTTGTCCACTTTCAATTCCTTAGCCTTCCCTTCAGGAATAATCGGGATTTGAACACACTGAACTGACAGAGCATGATTGGACTGAGtcctttctgcttctgcttcaGATATATTTTCAAGTGTACTTGGCAGGTTCTTTGAGCTACAATCCAATGACAGATGAAGATGAAATTGAACCACCTTAAAAAACAAAGTAACATAGAGCTAGTTAAGGACTGGATTGGTAACACGTTGGATTAAGCATCATGCAAGTGGTGCCAAAAACCAATTCTGCAACATTCACTATCTTGTTTATTTGAAGAGAGAAGGAGAATATGAATCAATCTAATAATCTAACTCAACCACAAATTGCAGACTAGTTTGGTCGCCTATATCAATACTCTATATCCATTCCACTCCAGTTGTGGCCAATTTGGTTTCCGATTGTAAGACAAATTGGGAGGTCTCTAAAACTAACACCATGAAATAACTCACATTAAATGCAAAGAACTTTCGAGCAATTTATTAAAATCAAGAGTTCCCTGCAGCTTACATTATCAATTGATTGAACCAAACTGAGTGGTGAACTATCATCTCCGGATAAGAATAGATGGCAACTCTTATATCCACCTTCTTGTGTTGTTTGTGGATGGGACGCTACTGCATTATGTTGCTGGATCAATTCCTACAAATAGACCAAGGAGCCAGTTGATTTTTCCTGTGGCACACAAGTCTTATTTgggaaaattagaaatttgtaGACCATGTAAAAAATATGAAGTGACAACTAATGATACACTTCTAGTAAATTTGTAAGCAAATAATCAATTTGTCTTACCTCACAACATGATTATTAGAGCAAACAAGATCAAAACCATCAGCTTAATATTGAAACTTATTGCACCTCACTTTTGCACCTTTCTTTCTTTCACGTtggttcatcatttagtttacaGTGCAATACATGATGCTGATAAAGGTACTACATCTACATTTTTCTCCATGTTTATGCATTAGTTATATGGTACAAGCTAAAAGCTTTAGTATTGTTCCAACCATCTTAAGTTCTCAGTAATATAAAAATCTAACCCAAAATATTACATTTCAGGCAGTGCATTGTTCTTCTAGATGGCAAGCTCAGCTCGTGAACTTTTATCAAAATAATACTTTGTATCATTTTcacaagatatatatatatatatatatatatatatatatatatatatatatatatatatatatatatatatatatatatatatatatattgatacttTTCTTTTACTTGATTTTTCAATAACCCCACAAATAAGCCTTTTTGAtttagaaaaaaaagagagacaaATTTAAagatagtacctccacatgttGGTCAGATAATTTAATTTCCACATCATGTTGCTGAAGCCAGCCGGGAAGCCAAGCAGCCTCCTACATCAATCAATTGTTCAAGTCAATTAATCCCCCTTTTCACTTTATTTcgatttcttttcaaattattgAGCTTGCGAGTGGTGATTGAAACTGAAACTTCGCATAGATTCTGATTTTGGTATAGGCATAGCTTATTGAATTTTCAGTATGCATAAAACTTCAAAAAAT includes these proteins:
- the LOC107807960 gene encoding uncharacterized protein LOC107807960 isoform X1, whose protein sequence is MSLLGFRPPQFSEEAAWLPGWLQQHDVEIKLSDQHVEELIQQHNAVASHPQTTQEGGYKSCHLFLSGDDSSPLSLVQSIDNVVQFHLHLSLDCSSKNLPSTLENISEAEAERTQSNHALSVQCVQIPIIPEGKAKELKVDNFAALGNGSNDMNKGDGQGGNVSLCEVNHTDDAVELSIAASEALVIHEVFKTESFSKRIPASTVLEAALQVKQARLEAWNESHESCHCDTEETSEIDFLSDSEDLRMEAAFQDVGLSASDSADLHFHDLNVSYVKDTLASQNQRRNGEFGDEGAVPHGIDILQPGDGFIKPYLKDIESEFQLKEDERFGSFSNDGQRKLTRDQHLGLEITPMARGNDHLSDSLNQIVNFPVLERHAFKASMDSPSVKNYNVAGEGDELLKVVPKRFESRWFGGWTCLKKEVNSSNQAKCKAIKIIPEPFVGETSYFSESADIAPDQSSFVAQKQDERVIVASQLSIPSEGLCNKGKEMILLSQDIARSSNLSLDDNLCSVVPCSLSSDHLSSPSAAYNHVKDEKQQRFGSTTECATKLQKYSVLDNQVVHGKQLTTPKINREGMHLPVHREVTSLRTYSVLPSNGTSSEKAYCFDTSFSLGRTDVPMLKPVAQMTNKKGNGDDTPRDMNEFTVAMPTNTSSPFILNPGSRRRFQVSKAFQHDFGMGKDRKQTREDQASIECPKRKRVRFSETETEIQRRKEPKKSHVALKSRQAPKAARNLGLPTSHLESRTQELKKRLTNSCVRVGRRSMFKNIEFLVTGFFRQREKKLEDLIKNYGGIVLSDIPSPSVNRGQRCKGLKTQAVPVVLCSKKLQTIKFLYGCAVNAFMLKPKWLTDSISEGHILPPEKYMAVKKCVGKLCVSVESLVKSNSHSPIFDNLGIMLHGEKNFCTDMAKIIKHGGGQVFKTLLELVQNRDDEKIVTGVIVTENERSASRHLKHCASEGKIPITSAYWIIRSLHLGKLLPLKEKTKSCKLPTLKLPNFPDTLGLSQEI
- the LOC107807960 gene encoding uncharacterized protein LOC107807960 isoform X2 — its product is MSLLGFRPPQFSEEAAWLPGWLQQHDVEIKLSDQHVEELIQQHNAVASHPQTTQEGGYKSCHLFLSGDDSSPLSLVQSIDNVVQFHLHLSLDCSSKNLPSTLENISEAEAERTQSNHALSVQCVQIPIIPEGKAKELKVDNFAALGNGSNDMNKGDGQGGNVSLCEVNHTDDAVELSIAASEALVIHEVFKTESFSKRIPASTVLEAALQVKQARLEAWNESHESCHCDTEETSEIDFLSDSEDLRMEAAFQDVGLSASDSADLHFHDLNVSYVKDTLASQNQRRNGEFGDEGAVPHGIDILQPGDGFIKPYLKDIESEFQLKEDERFGSFSNDGQRKLTRDQHLGLEITPMARGNDHLSDSLNQIVNFPVLERHAFKASMDSPSVKNYNVAGEGDELLKVVPKRFESRWFGGWTCLKEVNSSNQAKCKAIKIIPEPFVGETSYFSESADIAPDQSSFVAQKQDERVIVASQLSIPSEGLCNKGKEMILLSQDIARSSNLSLDDNLCSVVPCSLSSDHLSSPSAAYNHVKDEKQQRFGSTTECATKLQKYSVLDNQVVHGKQLTTPKINREGMHLPVHREVTSLRTYSVLPSNGTSSEKAYCFDTSFSLGRTDVPMLKPVAQMTNKKGNGDDTPRDMNEFTVAMPTNTSSPFILNPGSRRRFQVSKAFQHDFGMGKDRKQTREDQASIECPKRKRVRFSETETEIQRRKEPKKSHVALKSRQAPKAARNLGLPTSHLESRTQELKKRLTNSCVRVGRRSMFKNIEFLVTGFFRQREKKLEDLIKNYGGIVLSDIPSPSVNRGQRCKGLKTQAVPVVLCSKKLQTIKFLYGCAVNAFMLKPKWLTDSISEGHILPPEKYMAVKKCVGKLCVSVESLVKSNSHSPIFDNLGIMLHGEKNFCTDMAKIIKHGGGQVFKTLLELVQNRDDEKIVTGVIVTENERSASRHLKHCASEGKIPITSAYWIIRSLHLGKLLPLKEKTKSCKLPTLKLPNFPDTLGLSQEI